One genomic region from Prunus persica cultivar Lovell chromosome G3, Prunus_persica_NCBIv2, whole genome shotgun sequence encodes:
- the LOC18781615 gene encoding 4-coumarate--CoA ligase 1, which yields MAIETTPNDIVYRSKLPDIPIPKHLPLHSYVFQDKNHLSSKPCIINGTTGDIYSYSDVELKARRVASGLNKLGVQQGDVIMLLLPNSPEFVFAFLGASFRGAMTTSANPFFTPAEILKQAKASKAKLIITLACYYDKVKDLSSSSSAGHDDVHDIKLMCVDSPPDPSCLHFSELLQADENDMPEVDIDPNDVVALPYSSGTTGLPKGVMLTHKGLVTSVAQQVDGENPNLYYSSDDVVLCVLPLFHIYSLNSVLLCGLRAGAAILMMNKFEIVSLLGLIEKHKVSIAPIVPPIVLAIAKFPDLDKYDLSSIRVLKCGGAPLGKELEDTVRAKFPNVTLGQGYGMTEAGPVLTMSLAFAKQPFGVKPGGCGTVVRNAQIKIVDPETGASLPRNQPGEICIRGDQIMKGYLNDPESTRATIDKEGWLHTGDIGFIDDDEELFIVDRLKELIKYKGFQVAPAELEALLVTHPSVSDAAVVPMKDEAAGEVPVAFVVRSKNAQITEDEIKQFISKQVVFYKRLNRVFFIEAIPKSPSGKILRKDLRAKLATGFPN from the exons atggCAATAGAAACAACCCCAAACGACATCGTTTACCGCTCCAAACTCCCCGACATCCCCATCCCAAAACACCTCCCTCTCCATTCTTATGTCTTCCAAGACAAGAACCACTTGAGCTCCAAGCCCTGCATCATCAACGGCACCACCGGTGACATCTATTCGTACTCCGATGTGGAGCTCAAAGCGCGCAGAGTCGCCTCTGGGCTCAACAAGCTCGGAGTCCAACAGGGCGACGTCATCATGCTCTTGCTCCCCAACTCCCCGGAATTTGTCTTCGCCTTCCTCGGAGCTTCGTTTCGCGGGGCCATGACGACCTCAGCGAACCCTTTCTTCACTCCCGCGGAGATCCTAAAGCAAGCCAAAGCCTCAAAGGCAAAGCTCATCATCACCTTGGCATGTTACTACGACAAAGTGAAGGActtgtcatcatcatcatcggcCGGTCATGATGATGTTCATGATATTAAGCTCATGTGCGTCGACTCTCCACCTGATCCCAGCTGCTTGCATTTCTCTGAGCTTCTCCAAGCGGATGAAAACGACATGCCGGAGGTGGACATCGACCCAAACGACGTCGTGGCCTTGCCATACTCGTCCGGGACGACGGGGTTGCCGAAAGGGGTGATGTTAACCCACAAGGGGCTCGTCACCAGCGTGGCCCAGCAGGTAGATGGGGAGAATCCCAACTTGTATTATAGCAgtgacgacgtcgttttgtgcGTGCTCCCGCTTTTCCATATTTATTCTTTGAACTCGGTGTTGCTTTGTGGGCTAAGAGCTGGAGCTGCCATTTTGATGATGAACAAGTTCGAGATTGTTTCTCTGTTGGGGTTGATCGAGAAGCACAAAGTTAGTATTGCCCCCATCGTGCCGCCGATCGTGCTGGCGATCGCCAAGTTCCCCGATCTCGACAAGTACGACTTGTCGTCGATTCGGGTGCTCAAGTGTGGAGGGGCACCTCTGGGGAAGGAGCTTGAAGATACTGTGAGAGCCAAGTTTCCTAATGTCACACTTGGTCAG GGATATGGAATGACAGAGGCAGGCCCAGTGTTGACAATGTCATTGGCATTTGCCAAGCAGCCCTTTGGGGTGAAGCCAGGGGGATGTGGCACTGTCGTCAGAAATGCACAAATCAAGATCGTTGACCCTGAAACTGGAGCTTCTTTGCCACGCAACCAGCCTGGAGAGATTTGCATTAGAGGTGACCAAATCATGAAAG GTTATCTTAATGATCCTGAGTCCACAAGGGCAACCATAGACAAGGAAGGTTGGCTGCATACAGGCGATATAGGCTTCATTGATGATGACGAAGAGCTTTTCATTGTTGATCGGTTGAAGGAACTCATCAAATACAAAGGGTTTCAAGTGGCCCCTGCTGAGCTTGAAGCCTTGCTCGTTACCCATCCTAGTGTTTCTGATGCTGCTGTTGTCCC AATGAAGGATGAGGCAGCTGGAGAGGTTCCGGTTGCATTTGTAGTAAGGTCAAAAAATGCTCAGATCACTGAGGATGAAATCAAGCAATTTATCTCAAAacag GTTGTATTTTATAAGAGATTAAATCGAGTATTTTTCATCGAAGCCATTCCGAAGTCGCCATCTGGCAAAATCTTGCGGAAGGACTTGAGAGCAAAGCTTGCTACTGGGTTTCCAAATTGA